In Pseudoalteromonas sp. MM1, a single window of DNA contains:
- a CDS encoding alpha/beta fold hydrolase, with amino-acid sequence MSPIKVICFSALLALTNNALASSEVNTESLSYDALLSSYQYDFKVNYFNIESQKQSLKMAYIYLKPTKESMPTVTLMHGKNFNADYWSPTARYLQSLGFGVLIPDQIGFGKSSKPTNYQYSFAALAYHTHALMDSLNLQKSIVVGHSMGGMLASRFALMYPNTTSKLILLNPIGLENYLHYVKYKDTNFFYQNELNKTPEGVKKYQQKNYYDGKWNATYSALTDFITGQIQGPDKEQIAWVNAKTYDMIFTQPVITEFKNLAVPVKLIIGTRDRTGPGRNWKKDGVNYELGRYDKLGKHAAALIPDAQLFELDNLGHLPQVEDFERFKAVFKQALSNTNPQ; translated from the coding sequence ATGTCGCCAATTAAAGTTATATGTTTTTCTGCATTGTTAGCTTTAACTAATAATGCTTTAGCAAGTAGTGAAGTAAATACAGAGTCTCTATCTTACGATGCGCTTTTAAGCAGTTATCAATACGACTTTAAAGTAAATTACTTTAATATTGAGTCACAAAAGCAATCACTAAAAATGGCATATATTTATTTAAAGCCGACTAAAGAAAGTATGCCAACCGTTACGCTAATGCACGGTAAAAACTTTAATGCCGACTACTGGAGCCCCACAGCACGTTACTTACAATCGCTTGGCTTTGGGGTGTTGATCCCCGATCAAATTGGTTTTGGTAAGTCTTCTAAACCCACTAACTATCAATATTCATTTGCGGCGCTTGCGTACCATACCCATGCATTAATGGACTCGCTAAATTTACAAAAGTCGATTGTTGTAGGCCACTCTATGGGCGGAATGCTAGCGAGCCGTTTTGCATTAATGTACCCAAATACAACCTCTAAACTGATTTTGCTTAATCCAATAGGGCTTGAAAACTACCTACACTATGTAAAATACAAAGACACCAACTTTTTTTATCAAAATGAGCTTAACAAAACCCCCGAGGGCGTTAAAAAATATCAGCAAAAAAACTATTACGATGGAAAGTGGAACGCCACCTACTCCGCTCTTACTGACTTTATAACAGGGCAAATACAAGGCCCAGATAAAGAGCAAATTGCCTGGGTTAACGCTAAAACCTACGATATGATTTTTACCCAACCGGTGATCACTGAATTTAAAAACCTAGCCGTGCCAGTTAAATTAATTATTGGTACACGCGATAGAACCGGCCCTGGTCGAAACTGGAAAAAAGATGGGGTTAATTACGAGCTGGGGCGTTACGACAAACTAGGTAAGCACGCTGCTGCGCTTATTCCTGATGCACAATTGTTTGAACTTGATAACTTAGGACATTTACCGCAAGTAGAAGATTTTGAGCGATTTAAAGCGGTGTTTAAACAGGCACTAAGTAATACCAATCCGCAATAA
- a CDS encoding M48 family metallopeptidase, producing MKKLALALIATAVLAGCKTSPTGRTQIALYSDQQMSEMGTASFAQMKESQPINKDAKTNAYVNCIADKVVAVLPKEYASQNWEVVVFEDESANAFALPGGYIGVHTGLLKIATNQDQLATVLGHEVGHVIAEHSNERVSQSSILDTGMQLGSAALEMGNVQYRNEIMQGLGLGAQYGVVLPFSRSHESEADTIGLDLMAQAGFNPQESVTLWQNMSAAGSGSTPEFLSTHPAPSNRIKNLQAQMSKALSEQSTAKAQGKNPQCTL from the coding sequence ATGAAAAAGCTTGCCCTTGCCCTAATCGCAACTGCAGTTTTAGCAGGTTGTAAAACATCGCCAACAGGGCGTACACAAATAGCGCTGTATTCAGATCAGCAAATGAGTGAAATGGGCACAGCCAGTTTTGCTCAAATGAAAGAATCACAGCCAATTAATAAAGATGCGAAAACCAATGCGTATGTAAATTGCATTGCTGATAAGGTTGTAGCTGTTTTACCTAAAGAATATGCGTCGCAAAATTGGGAAGTTGTGGTATTTGAAGATGAGTCGGCTAATGCCTTTGCACTACCAGGTGGTTATATAGGTGTGCATACAGGATTATTGAAAATAGCCACCAATCAAGATCAGCTTGCAACAGTATTAGGGCATGAAGTGGGCCACGTTATAGCAGAGCATTCAAATGAACGTGTATCACAAAGCTCAATTTTAGATACCGGTATGCAATTAGGCAGCGCTGCGCTTGAAATGGGCAACGTACAATACCGCAACGAAATTATGCAAGGTTTAGGCTTAGGGGCCCAATACGGTGTAGTTTTACCGTTTAGCCGTTCACACGAATCAGAGGCCGATACCATTGGCTTAGATTTAATGGCGCAAGCAGGCTTTAACCCACAAGAGTCGGTAACCCTTTGGCAAAATATGAGCGCAGCAGGCAGTGGTAGCACACCTGAGTTTTTATCTACTCACCCTGCACCGAGCAATCGTATTAAAAATTTACAAGCACAAATGAGTAAAGCACTTAGTGAGCAAAGTACGGCTAAAGCGCAGGGTAAAAACCCGCAATGTACGCTGTAA
- a CDS encoding Bcr/CflA family efflux MFS transporter, producing MDASASSFNTRILLPLLASIVAITPLAIDMYLPAMLVIANDLQTTMPNVQISLSIYLAGYSLGMLFFGPIADQLGRRKLARIGLTLFGASSFALAFTSEIHTFWALRAAQAFTGAAATVIVPGVIRHIYQKNTAKGMSYVSMIMMVAPLVAPSVGSFILGFSVWSTIFIVLAAYSFMILGFVQVYLIDIPIHTNEKKGLALFFDSYKTVLSNKDARADILSSMFVSFGFFCFLTSVPFVYLDLYNVSEQLFGILFAFNVMALMFGNFLNTRIVPRIGSRKMLYIGLTCGFISGLSLLTFSLLHLSLYYIVAAIAPLMMSLGVTASNADSLILIKFEKNTGTATAVIGTLRFGSGALVGPLLAVMHAKSAVPFSSLMFSAVLLTMLVQLIHYKIDKKNAS from the coding sequence ATGGATGCCTCGGCTTCTTCTTTTAATACCCGAATATTATTACCTTTATTAGCCAGTATTGTTGCCATTACCCCTTTGGCCATAGACATGTATTTACCCGCCATGTTAGTGATTGCGAACGATTTACAAACCACTATGCCAAATGTACAAATTTCGCTAAGTATTTATTTAGCTGGCTACTCGTTAGGCATGTTATTTTTTGGCCCTATTGCCGATCAACTCGGACGACGAAAACTAGCCCGAATTGGCTTAACCTTGTTTGGTGCAAGTTCATTTGCGTTGGCATTTACCAGTGAAATACACACTTTTTGGGCACTTAGAGCTGCACAGGCATTCACCGGCGCCGCTGCCACAGTTATTGTACCTGGGGTAATTAGGCATATTTATCAAAAAAACACAGCTAAAGGTATGTCGTATGTGTCAATGATTATGATGGTAGCGCCTTTAGTGGCGCCTTCTGTTGGGTCTTTTATTTTAGGGTTCTCTGTTTGGTCTACCATATTTATAGTGCTCGCAGCATACAGTTTTATGATACTTGGATTTGTGCAGGTGTATTTGATTGATATCCCTATTCACACAAACGAGAAAAAAGGCCTCGCTTTATTTTTTGACAGTTATAAAACCGTGCTGAGTAATAAAGATGCGCGGGCAGATATTTTAAGCTCTATGTTCGTCTCGTTTGGCTTTTTCTGTTTTTTAACCTCAGTGCCTTTTGTATACCTAGATTTATATAATGTGTCTGAGCAATTGTTTGGCATTTTATTTGCCTTCAATGTTATGGCTCTGATGTTTGGTAACTTTTTAAATACCCGAATAGTACCTAGGATTGGCTCTCGTAAAATGCTCTATATAGGGCTTACGTGCGGTTTTATATCGGGGCTGTCGTTATTAACCTTTAGCTTATTACATCTATCGTTATATTACATTGTAGCGGCCATTGCGCCTTTAATGATGAGCCTAGGGGTAACAGCGAGTAATGCGGATTCATTAATATTAATCAAGTTTGAAAAAAATACTGGGACCGCCACCGCCGTTATTGGCACACTGCGCTTTGGTAGTGGCGCACTAGTCGGCCCTCTACTTGCAGTTATGCATGCAAAAAGTGCTGTGCCGTTTTCAAGCTTAATGTTTAGCGCCGTGCTACTAACTATGCTGGTGCAGTTAATCCACTATAAAATAGACAAAAAAAATGCCTCATAA
- the grpE gene encoding nucleotide exchange factor GrpE — protein sequence MSEQTQNPEQEVELNEEVAQMEADVEAAVEAAEQHEADQEQSPEAEIAMLYAELEAAKQTIADQKDSVVRAAADVDNIRRRAAQDVEKAHKFALEKFANELLPVIDNLERAIEFSDKENETLKPLLEGIDMTVKSFNDAVAKFGVEIVNPQGEQFNPEFHQAMSIQPSNDVSPNTVLAVMQKGYTLNGRLLRPAMVMVSKEADA from the coding sequence ATGTCTGAGCAGACACAAAACCCAGAGCAAGAAGTAGAACTAAACGAAGAAGTAGCTCAAATGGAAGCAGATGTTGAAGCAGCAGTAGAAGCTGCAGAGCAACACGAAGCAGACCAAGAGCAAAGCCCTGAAGCTGAAATTGCGATGCTATACGCAGAGCTTGAAGCTGCAAAACAAACCATCGCAGATCAAAAAGACAGTGTAGTACGTGCAGCAGCCGACGTTGACAATATTCGTCGTCGCGCAGCACAAGATGTAGAAAAAGCACATAAATTTGCACTGGAGAAGTTTGCTAACGAACTACTACCAGTAATCGATAACCTAGAGCGCGCTATTGAGTTTTCTGATAAAGAAAACGAAACCTTAAAGCCATTGCTTGAAGGTATTGATATGACAGTTAAAAGCTTTAACGATGCGGTTGCAAAGTTTGGCGTTGAAATTGTTAACCCACAAGGTGAGCAATTTAATCCAGAATTCCACCAAGCAATGTCTATCCAGCCAAGTAACGATGTTTCACCAAACACAGTACTTGCAGTAATGCAAAAAGGCTACACATTAAATGGTCGTTTATTACGCCCTGCAATGGTTATGGTATCTAAAGAAGCAGACGCTTAA
- a CDS encoding HrcA family transcriptional regulator yields the protein MQQDVDNMNINPRDQQIFSAVMSLYCNGEGLPVPSTKIAKQKGMAVCSATVRNAMARLEKVGLLYSPHTSAGRVPTNQGFDYWFDEFFPLADIANYWQPEQAQLVELAHGLSKKYQVCCCVGLPQASSQQVFRVEVLEFDSKDWLVLLIDRAGQSHNICINKPDDSSDAVRYQFATWLNTVFSQQTLMEGLYRMQAMANTAPRNCHDSLTQWTRQLSQKLGSDNSIVVGENYLYKKIDCEQSLNIGVSFLNFVEDKLAFKNGVSVLNTENLPFTECNELIVISVPYFQNQEYQSRFCVICPKSAQIEQLIQEFKLLEPSNS from the coding sequence ATGCAACAAGATGTAGATAACATGAATATAAACCCGCGAGATCAACAAATTTTTTCAGCAGTAATGAGCCTTTATTGTAATGGTGAAGGGTTACCCGTTCCATCAACAAAAATAGCCAAGCAAAAAGGCATGGCAGTGTGTTCTGCCACTGTTCGAAATGCGATGGCACGACTTGAAAAAGTAGGCTTGTTATATTCCCCTCATACATCGGCAGGTCGTGTACCAACAAACCAAGGGTTTGATTATTGGTTTGATGAATTTTTTCCGCTAGCTGACATAGCTAATTACTGGCAACCAGAGCAAGCACAACTTGTAGAGCTGGCCCATGGCTTAAGTAAAAAGTATCAAGTATGTTGTTGTGTAGGCTTACCCCAAGCAAGCTCGCAGCAAGTGTTTAGAGTAGAAGTGCTAGAGTTTGATTCTAAAGATTGGCTGGTACTACTTATAGACAGAGCAGGACAAAGCCATAACATTTGTATCAACAAACCTGATGATTCTTCAGATGCCGTACGTTATCAATTTGCGACTTGGTTAAACACGGTATTTAGCCAACAAACCTTAATGGAAGGTTTGTACCGCATGCAAGCTATGGCAAATACCGCACCGCGTAATTGTCATGATTCACTCACACAATGGACGCGCCAGCTTAGTCAAAAATTAGGATCAGATAACAGCATTGTAGTGGGCGAAAACTATTTATATAAAAAAATAGACTGCGAACAAAGCTTAAATATTGGTGTTTCATTTTTAAACTTTGTTGAAGATAAACTCGCATTTAAAAATGGTGTATCAGTTTTAAACACTGAAAATTTACCCTTCACAGAGTGTAATGAGCTGATAGTAATTAGTGTGCCGTACTTTCAAAACCAAGAGTATCAAAGCCGCTTTTGCGTAATTTGCCCTAAATCGGCGCAAATTGAACAATTAATCCAAGAATTTAAATTATTAGAGCCATCTAACTCTTGA
- the nadK gene encoding NAD(+) kinase, with protein MHSPFKIIGLIGKPNHPKAAATLQRLHTFLSALGFTVIVEKRTGGQLSDVPEAHQVDLVSLGEQADLAIVVGGDGNMLGAARVLARFDVAVIGVNRGNLGFLTDLNPEGFEGSLEQVLSGEYLEEKRFLLEVEVYRHGELKSANSAVNEAVLHADKVAHMIEFEAFINNDFVFSQRSDGLIVSTPTGSTAYSLSGGGPILTPELNAISLVPMFPHTLSSRPLVVDADNEVRLKLSLENTDSLQVSCDSHVVLAVLPGDEVVIKKADRKLRLIHPKNYSYYNVLRTKLNWGSRLY; from the coding sequence ATGCATTCACCGTTTAAAATTATTGGCCTTATAGGTAAACCAAACCACCCTAAAGCTGCGGCTACGTTACAGCGTTTACATACTTTTTTATCGGCACTTGGCTTTACTGTGATTGTAGAAAAGCGCACCGGCGGGCAATTATCTGACGTCCCTGAAGCTCATCAAGTTGACCTTGTTAGCTTAGGCGAGCAAGCCGACTTGGCTATTGTTGTAGGGGGTGATGGCAATATGCTTGGTGCAGCACGGGTTTTGGCACGCTTTGATGTAGCAGTAATAGGCGTAAACAGAGGTAACTTAGGGTTTTTAACCGATTTAAACCCAGAAGGCTTTGAAGGTAGCTTAGAGCAAGTATTAAGCGGCGAATATTTAGAGGAAAAACGCTTTTTGCTTGAAGTAGAAGTATATCGCCATGGTGAACTGAAAAGCGCAAATTCAGCCGTTAACGAAGCCGTGCTACATGCAGACAAAGTTGCCCACATGATCGAGTTTGAAGCTTTTATCAATAACGACTTTGTGTTTTCTCAGCGCTCTGATGGTTTAATTGTATCAACCCCTACTGGCTCTACAGCTTATTCTTTGTCCGGTGGCGGGCCCATTTTAACGCCTGAGCTAAATGCCATATCGTTAGTGCCAATGTTTCCGCATACATTATCGAGCAGACCCTTAGTTGTTGATGCCGATAACGAGGTGCGCTTAAAGTTAAGCCTTGAGAACACCGACAGCTTACAAGTAAGTTGCGACAGCCATGTAGTGCTTGCCGTTTTACCTGGGGATGAAGTGGTTATTAAAAAAGCCGACAGAAAACTGCGCTTAATTCACCCAAAAAACTACTCTTACTACAACGTTTTACGTACTAAACTTAATTGGGGCAGCCGTTTATACTAA
- the recN gene encoding DNA repair protein RecN: MLIGLEIKNFAIVSNLSTEWHSGMTAITGETGAGKSIAIDALSLCLGERAEASAVRPGTDKAEVCAQFDLTALPLAKAFLEQHMLTSNDNECLLRRVVCKNGRSKSYINGSAVTAAQLKELGQYLISIHGQHAHQHLLKAEHQLQLLDAYAGHNQLVKAVSQSFKLYANLQKEFKQLEQQQLQQAAQKQLLEYQVAELDEFALQEGEFEQIEAEHYKLSNSQTILEACQRELQHLYESDEQNACSMLQHSAQQFAELANYDESLASVAALLDEAAVQVEEASREVRNYAEQADLDPARLTEVEARLSGAMDLARKHHIKPQELVEFHQGLAQELESISNNSSRLAQLDDEISNALSAYQHASDQLSESRHKYANTLNQLISESMANLSMENGVFEIQLTQEADRQPNALGFDSVSFLVSTNPGQPLQPLAKVASGGELSRISLAIQVIIAQKVTTPTLIFDEVDVGISGPTASSVGKLLRQLGKSTQVICVTHLPQVASSAHQQFFVAKEIAQGETFTQMLSLNKDGRINEIARLLGGDNISKTAKANAKELIMAHA; encoded by the coding sequence ATGTTAATTGGTTTAGAAATTAAAAATTTTGCAATTGTAAGTAACTTAAGCACTGAATGGCACAGCGGTATGACGGCGATAACGGGTGAAACCGGCGCAGGTAAATCGATTGCCATTGATGCACTTTCTCTGTGTTTAGGCGAGCGTGCTGAAGCATCGGCGGTTCGCCCTGGCACTGATAAAGCAGAAGTGTGCGCACAATTTGATTTAACTGCCCTTCCTCTTGCTAAAGCATTTTTAGAGCAACACATGCTAACAAGTAACGACAACGAATGCTTACTCAGACGCGTTGTATGTAAAAATGGCCGCAGTAAGAGCTATATTAATGGCAGCGCTGTTACTGCTGCCCAACTTAAAGAGCTAGGCCAGTATTTAATTTCTATACACGGACAGCATGCCCATCAGCACCTTTTAAAAGCTGAACACCAGTTGCAACTGCTTGATGCGTACGCAGGCCACAATCAGCTTGTAAAAGCGGTGAGTCAAAGCTTTAAATTATATGCAAACCTGCAAAAAGAATTTAAACAACTTGAGCAACAGCAATTACAACAAGCTGCTCAAAAACAATTACTCGAATACCAAGTTGCCGAATTAGACGAATTTGCCTTACAAGAGGGCGAGTTTGAACAAATAGAAGCCGAGCATTACAAGCTAAGTAATAGTCAAACCATTTTAGAAGCCTGTCAGCGTGAACTTCAACACCTTTACGAAAGTGATGAGCAAAATGCCTGTTCAATGCTTCAACACAGCGCTCAGCAGTTTGCCGAGCTTGCAAATTATGACGAAAGTTTAGCAAGTGTAGCCGCATTACTAGATGAAGCCGCAGTTCAAGTTGAAGAAGCAAGTAGAGAAGTAAGAAACTACGCAGAGCAAGCCGACTTAGACCCCGCTCGATTAACAGAAGTAGAAGCGCGCTTAAGTGGGGCAATGGACTTAGCCCGTAAGCATCATATAAAGCCTCAAGAGCTGGTTGAGTTTCACCAAGGTTTAGCACAAGAGCTTGAGTCAATTAGTAACAATAGCTCACGTTTGGCGCAATTAGACGATGAAATAAGCAATGCGCTAAGCGCGTATCAGCACGCCAGTGATCAGCTAAGTGAAAGTCGCCACAAATACGCTAATACATTAAATCAATTAATTAGTGAAAGTATGGCTAATTTATCGATGGAAAATGGAGTATTTGAAATTCAGCTTACCCAAGAAGCTGATCGCCAGCCTAACGCACTGGGTTTTGATAGTGTCTCGTTTTTGGTCTCTACTAATCCTGGGCAACCATTACAACCTTTAGCCAAAGTAGCATCGGGCGGTGAGCTTTCGCGTATTAGCCTAGCCATACAGGTTATTATTGCCCAAAAAGTGACAACACCAACGCTTATATTTGACGAGGTGGATGTCGGCATATCAGGCCCAACCGCTTCCTCTGTTGGGAAGCTACTACGCCAACTAGGAAAATCAACACAGGTTATTTGTGTAACCCACTTACCACAAGTAGCGAGTAGTGCTCATCAGCAGTTTTTTGTAGCAAAAGAAATAGCACAAGGCGAAACCTTTACCCAAATGCTCAGCCTAAACAAAGACGGCCGTATTAATGAAATTGCACGCTTACTTGGTGGCGATAATATAAGTAAAACCGCTAAAGCAAATGCTAAAGAGCTTATTATGGCTCACGCCTAA
- a CDS encoding GGDEF domain-containing protein produces the protein MNAYSDNKEKKLIVRFFSTIGFIATFVMACNALSNANTVLGIMLLVSAGFYAWAFSLYRAVEKSATTILYNLYCLMLYLVISGGAEGTGPIWIFIVSPVTYSIRGLKKGTVDIVVFLCAVIAGFFITDNFNIYDYQPAELPLRVVISFIIVALLSGFYERSREKYNEKIVALSQKNERLATIDHLTDLPNRRFMMKELDELKHLHKKTKQPYVVLLADVDNFKKINDNFGHDFGDEALTQLATILKKSMPKQGIASRWGGEEFLMALPHSNKEQGQSIAEKIHAELQKHPVRMNGKSVVLTLSIGLVQSQLDTTIAQDIKLADERLYKAKEQGKNRTCS, from the coding sequence ATGAATGCATACTCAGACAACAAAGAAAAAAAGCTAATTGTTCGCTTTTTTTCGACCATCGGATTTATAGCTACCTTCGTTATGGCGTGTAATGCATTATCTAATGCTAATACAGTGCTTGGTATTATGTTGTTAGTTTCTGCGGGGTTTTATGCGTGGGCATTTAGTCTCTATCGTGCAGTCGAAAAATCAGCGACCACTATATTATATAACCTTTACTGTTTAATGCTGTATTTAGTGATCTCAGGTGGAGCTGAAGGGACTGGACCGATCTGGATATTTATCGTATCCCCGGTAACTTACTCCATTAGAGGCCTTAAAAAAGGAACGGTAGATATTGTTGTTTTTTTATGTGCCGTAATCGCTGGTTTTTTTATTACAGATAACTTTAATATTTATGATTATCAACCGGCGGAACTTCCACTTAGGGTGGTCATTTCTTTTATTATTGTTGCGTTATTAAGTGGATTTTATGAGCGTTCACGCGAAAAATACAATGAAAAAATAGTTGCGCTGAGTCAAAAAAATGAACGTCTTGCTACAATCGATCACCTAACTGATTTACCTAATCGTCGTTTTATGATGAAAGAGCTTGACGAGCTTAAACATCTTCATAAAAAAACTAAGCAGCCGTATGTAGTTTTGTTAGCTGATGTTGATAATTTCAAAAAAATTAATGACAACTTCGGTCACGACTTTGGTGATGAAGCGTTAACACAACTTGCCACCATTTTAAAAAAGAGCATGCCAAAACAAGGTATTGCTTCTCGGTGGGGCGGTGAAGAATTTTTAATGGCATTACCACACAGCAACAAAGAGCAGGGGCAAAGTATTGCAGAAAAAATTCATGCGGAATTACAAAAACACCCAGTGCGCATGAATGGAAAATCGGTGGTATTAACTCTAAGTATAGGGCTTGTGCAAAGCCAGTTAGATACAACCATAGCCCAAGACATAAAGCTGGCCGACGAACGCTTATACAAAGCAAAAGAGCAAGGTAAAAATAGAACTTGCTCTTAA
- a CDS encoding FAD-dependent oxidoreductase produces the protein MSENVYQFIDVQRVDPRKKPISSRKKSFVEIYEPFSENQVNSQADRCLDCGNPYCEWKCPVHNYIPQWLKLIRTGRILEAAELSHRTNSLPEVCGRVCPQDRLCEGSCTLDEEFGAVTIGNIEKYITDTAFKMGWKPDMSYVTWTDKKVAIIGAGPAGLGCADILVRNGVKPVVFDRHPEIGGLLTFGIPSFKLEKEVMQKRREIFTEMGVEFKLNVEVGVDITMDEILADYDAVFLGVGTYQSMRAGLENEDAPGVHDALPFLIGNTNRVMGYDEKNQACIDMANQKVVVLGGGDTAMDCVRTSIRQNAAKVTCAYRRDEENMPGSKREVKNAKEEGVNFTFNVQPTGIVLDDSGHVAGVKMVKTQLGEPDENGRSRAEVVPGSEHVIEADQVIMAFGFKPHKMDWLEKYDVEINHWGGINAPEQGEFTHQTTNPKIFAGGDIVRGSDLVVTAIFEGRNAAEGIMDYLEV, from the coding sequence ATGAGCGAAAATGTATATCAATTTATAGACGTGCAGCGTGTTGATCCGCGTAAAAAACCAATCTCGTCGCGTAAAAAATCTTTCGTGGAAATTTACGAACCCTTTTCTGAGAATCAGGTAAATTCACAAGCTGACCGCTGTTTAGATTGTGGTAACCCATACTGTGAATGGAAATGCCCAGTGCATAATTACATTCCACAGTGGTTAAAATTAATTAGAACTGGCCGTATTTTAGAAGCGGCTGAGCTTTCTCATCGTACAAATAGCTTGCCTGAAGTGTGTGGACGCGTATGTCCACAAGACAGGCTGTGTGAAGGTTCATGTACGCTTGATGAAGAGTTTGGCGCAGTAACTATTGGTAATATTGAAAAATATATTACCGATACCGCGTTTAAAATGGGCTGGAAACCAGATATGTCATACGTGACATGGACGGATAAAAAAGTGGCCATTATTGGTGCGGGTCCGGCTGGTTTAGGGTGTGCCGATATTTTAGTGCGTAACGGTGTAAAGCCAGTGGTTTTTGACCGTCATCCAGAAATTGGTGGATTACTTACTTTTGGTATCCCTTCTTTTAAACTTGAAAAAGAAGTAATGCAAAAGCGCCGTGAAATTTTCACCGAAATGGGTGTAGAATTTAAGCTAAACGTTGAAGTGGGTGTAGATATCACTATGGACGAAATTTTAGCTGACTACGACGCGGTGTTTTTAGGTGTAGGTACGTATCAGAGTATGCGTGCTGGTCTTGAAAACGAAGACGCGCCAGGCGTACACGATGCACTGCCATTTTTAATTGGTAACACAAATCGCGTTATGGGTTACGATGAAAAAAACCAAGCGTGCATTGATATGGCCAATCAAAAGGTTGTGGTTCTTGGCGGTGGTGATACCGCGATGGACTGTGTACGAACTTCAATCCGCCAAAATGCAGCTAAAGTAACGTGTGCTTATCGTCGTGATGAAGAAAATATGCCAGGCTCTAAGCGTGAAGTTAAAAACGCCAAAGAAGAAGGTGTAAACTTTACGTTTAATGTACAGCCTACGGGTATTGTACTTGATGATAGTGGCCATGTTGCAGGCGTTAAAATGGTTAAAACGCAACTTGGTGAGCCTGATGAAAACGGCCGTAGCCGTGCAGAAGTAGTACCAGGCTCTGAGCATGTAATTGAAGCAGACCAAGTTATTATGGCGTTTGGCTTTAAGCCACACAAAATGGACTGGCTAGAAAAGTACGATGTAGAAATTAACCATTGGGGCGGCATTAACGCACCAGAGCAAGGTGAATTTACTCATCAAACAACTAACCCAAAAATATTTGCTGGTGGCGATATTGTGCGAGGCTCTGATTTAGTTGTAACGGCTATTTTTGAAGGGCGTAACGCTGCTGAAGGTATTATGGATTATTTAGAGGTTTAA